Proteins encoded together in one Miscanthus floridulus cultivar M001 chromosome 16, ASM1932011v1, whole genome shotgun sequence window:
- the LOC136511596 gene encoding protein translation factor SUI1 homolog, with protein sequence MSDLDVTLPSAFDPFAEANAEDSGAGPGTKDYVHVRIQQRNGRKSLTTVQGLKKEFSYNKILKDLKKEFCCNGTVVQDPELGQVIQLQGDQRKNVATFLVQAGIAKKENIKIHGF encoded by the exons ATGTCTGATCTCGACGTCACGCTTCCATCTGCCTTTG ATCCGTTTGCTGAGGCAAATGCTGAGGACTCTGGTGCTGGTCCCGGAACAAAGGATTATGTGCATGTGCGCATCCAGCAGCGCAACGGCAGAAAGAGTCTGACTACAGTCCAGGGACTGAAGAAAGAGTTCAGCTACAACAAGATCCTCAAGGATCTCAAGAAGGAATTCTGCTGCAATGGTACTGTAGTCCAGGATCCAGAGCTAGGCCAG GTCATTCAGCTCCAAGGTGATCAGCGCAAGAATGTCGCTACTTTCCTAGTTCAG GCTGGGATTGCAAAGAAAGAGAACATCAAGATTCACGGGTTCTAA